A genomic segment from Aspergillus chevalieri M1 DNA, chromosome 7, nearly complete sequence encodes:
- a CDS encoding uncharacterized protein (COG:L;~EggNog:ENOG410Q1CR;~TransMembrane:1 (i21-40o)), which produces MLLNGRRRHAQLSHERRGATLILASRAGAGYLIIKYNIFISCAVTSSITQSVFQANNNPQDAPTPLGHGSPLLFDTTTISVVDMPLFIRQLRLACCYHAYFSLRSPSVRLDDLRRKFRFLLSVLSREDLTSYFESAIQARIHPENMVEWQEIPFFSVGGAGTHYPRGSSSGLSQNQVPIQEDPLSILSSEAQVGMYGSWFDIRDLEGFLQEKGARFLTGPPMEPRRGISNQAAVNVSSLIKSEDFRPCFGF; this is translated from the exons ATGCTT CTCAACGGCCGACGAAGGCATGCCCAGCTCTCCCATGAGAGAAGAGGCGCCACCCTCATCCTTGCCAGcagagcaggagcaggataTCTCATCATCAAATACAATATCTTCATCTCATGCGCAGTCACCTCTTCCATTACTCAGTCCGTCTTTCAGGCCAATAATAACCCTCAAGACGCCCCAACACCCCTGGGCCACGGTTCGCCACTCCTATTCGACACTACAACTATCTCAGTTGTGGATATGCCACTCTTCATCCGCCAACTTCGCCTAGCTTGCTGCTACCATGCGTACTTTTCTTTGCGAAGTCCATCAGTCAGATTGGACGATCTCCGGCGGAAATTCCGATTCCTTCTCAGCGTGTTGAGTCGCGAGGATCTCACCTCCTACTTCGAGTCCGCAATACAAGCTCGTATCCATCCCGAGAATATGGTTGAGTGGCAAGAGATTCCGTTCTTTAGCGTGGGCGGTGCGGGGACACATTATCCCCGGGGTTCATCATCGGGCCTCAGCCAGAACCAAGTCCCAATTCAGGAGGATCCCCTGTCCATATTATCCTCGGAGGCTCAAGTGGGCATGTATGGGAGTTGGTTTGATATTCGAGATCTTGAAGGATTTCTCCAAGAGAAAGGGGCTCGTTTCCTAACGGGCCCACCTATGGAGCCCCGACGGGGCATATCAAACCAGGCCGCAGTAAACGTCTCGAGCCTGATCAAAAGTGAGGATTTTCGCCCCTGTTTTGGTTTCTGA
- a CDS encoding MBL fold metallo-hydrolase (COG:S;~EggNog:ENOG410PNYW;~InterPro:IPR001279,IPR036866;~PFAM:PF00753), translating to MARLQVDTYVSPAILVTTGSQDPTKQWWSPITSTLIHGPTSAVLVDTPIPINQTENLANWIKKTIPGKELKYIYTTHAHGDHYLGNPVLLGHFSNAKSIATSLVANEIKKTLAIAVPRWEVWFPNGQILKEGLVAPEALPANGAFSIDGCGFLGIDVVHSDTIASSFLHVPDLDLVVAGDIVYGDCFQFLAEATTAEKRRNWLDALDQIAALKPSIVVPGHKRASQADGPYLVDATREYILAFEEELSRLGMRRGLKRP from the coding sequence ATGGCGAGACTCCAAGTAGACACCTACGTCTCCCCAGCCATACTAGTCACAACCGGCTCTCAAGACCCAACCAAGCAATGGTGGTCCCCAATCACAAGTACCCTAATTCATGGCCCCACATCCGCAGTCCTAGTCGACACCCCGATACCAATCAACCAGACCGAAAACCTAGCAAACTGGATCAAAAAGACCATTCCCGGAAAGGAACTAAAGTACATCTACACAACTCATGCACATGGGGACCATTACCTGGGAAACCCAGTCCTCCTGGGACACTTCTCGAATGCCAAAAGCATCGCGACATCCCTCGTGGCCAACGAGATTAAGAAGACACTAGCCATCGCGGTCCCAAGATGGGAAGTGTGGTTTCCCAACGGCCAGATTCTCAAGGAGGGCCTGGTCGCTCCCGAAGCTCTCCCGGCGAACGGGGCATTTTCGATCGACGGATGCGGTTTCCTTGGAATTGACGTTGTGCATTCCGACACAATTGCATCGTCCTTCCTGCACGTGCCGGACCTTGACCTCGTCGTGGCGGGGGACATTGTTTACGGCGACTGTTTTCAGTTCCTGGCTGAGGCCACAACTgcggagaagaggaggaattggCTGGATGCTCTTGACCAGATTGCCGCTTTGAAGCCGAGCATCGTGGTCCCGGGTCATAAGCGGGCGTCGCAGGCGGATGGGCCGTACTTGGTTGATGCGACTAGGGAGTATATACTGGCGTTTGAGGAGGAATTGAGCCGGTTGGGGATGCGGAGAGGGTTGAAGAGGCCATGA
- a CDS encoding thioesterase family protein (COG:S;~EggNog:ENOG410PNIG;~InterPro:IPR003703,IPR029069,IPR042171;~PFAM:PF13622;~go_function: GO:0047617 - acyl-CoA hydrolase activity [Evidence IEA];~go_process: GO:0006637 - acyl-CoA metabolic process [Evidence IEA]): protein MGNSAPIAYGGYAIALAIHAACKTAPDRFHLYSAMGHYLRAVSTEENLLFTPIQLRKTKNFVTYRVAVEQRFPDSGELRLCMELLADFHKDEPSVLEYSARPTRKYSHWRDCVSWEDLVEKDWVTPGRISKAQAKVFNTLFGLSRDILENRPCPEGVTSQNLLGLAKNAETTQDELSPTAKSSGDWIRAKHPLQTEGEQIASLGFIMDGALSFLPLAHNHMFFHDVSACSSLDFALRIFSPQPTMEEWHLREVVSHRAGHGRTYSESKLWDERGELVASMTQQCILRVPNRAKM from the coding sequence ATGGGGAACTCAGCCCCAATCGCCTACGGAGGCTACGCCATAGCCCTCGCTATCCACGCCGCATGCAAAACCGCCCCAGATAGATTCCACCTCTACTCCGCCATGGGCCACTACCTGCGAGCAGTCAGCACAGAAGAAAACCTACTCTTCACGCCCATCCAATTGCGCAAAACGAAGAACTTTGTGACCTACCGCGTGGCAGTAGAGCAGCGATTCCCCGACTCCGGTGAGTTACGGCTGTGTATGGAGCTCCTGGCGGATTTCCATAAGGATGAGCCGTCTGTTCTCGAGTATTCGGCGCGACCTACGCGGAAGTATAGTCATTGGCGGGATTGCGTGTCGTGGGAAGACCTCGTGGAGAAGGATTGGGTGACGCCTGGCAGGATTTCCAAAGCGCAGGCTAAGGTGTTCAATACACTCTTTGGGCTATCGCGAGATATCCTCGAAAACCGTCCGTGCCCGGAAGGCGTCACATCTCAGaacttgttgggattggccAAGAACGCTGAAACCACCCAGGACGAGCTGTCTCCGACAGCAAAATCATCTGGAGATTGGATCCGGGCGAAGCATCCCTTGCAGACAGAGGGGGAACAGATCGCCAGTCTGGGATTCATTATGGATGGCGCCTTGTCTTTCTTACCTCTGGCCCACAACCATATGTTCTTCCATGATGTGTCGGCATGTTCGAGTCTGGATTTTGCGCTACGGATTTTCTCGCCGCAGCCCACAATGGAAGAGTGGCATTTGCGGGAGGTTGTTAGCCACCGTGCGGGACATGGGCGTACTTATAGTGAGAGCAAGCTGTGGGATGAACGGGGGGAGTTGGTCGCTTCTATGACGCAGCAGTGTATTTTGCGGGTTCCTAATAGGGCGAAGATGTGA
- a CDS encoding enoyl-CoA hydratase/isomerase family protein (COG:I;~EggNog:ENOG410PJ85;~InterPro:IPR001753,IPR029045;~PFAM:PF16113,PF00378;~go_function: GO:0003824 - catalytic activity [Evidence IEA]) → MSTNQTVSIEYTGKTAIITLDNPKKLNALSRDDYYRLAALLREIAQREEILVTLLLGKGRFFSAGADISSQSPDLGTMDPRHFWLPALAVNNIELADAFYSHPKILVTALNGPAIGLSAAMIAHSDLIFATPEAYLLTPFSSLGLVTEGGASIAFVQRMGISKAKEALLFSRRITAEELLRSGFVNRILDGGKDEGRFREMVRGEIEGWVGGHLLGSSVLGIKELLRAPGDREFGNQAVKEFMGGLRRFAEGIPQAEFEKIATGAKRHKL, encoded by the exons TCAATGCTTTGAGCCGCGATGACTACTATCGGCTGGCTGCATTACTGCGAGAAATCGCCCAGCGGGAAGAAATCCTGGTGACGCTTCTTCTTGGCAAGGGCCGCTTTTTCTCAGC AGGCGCCGATATATCTAGCCAATccccagacctgggcaccatggaTCCCCGCCACTTCTGGCTCCCCGCCCTCGCAGTCAACAACATCGAGCTAGCAGACGCCTTCTACTCGCACCCCAAAATCCTAGTAACAGCGCTAAACGGGCCCGCCATCGGCCTCTCAGCAGCCATGATCGCTCACTCGGATCTCATCTTCGCCACCCCAGAAGCCTACCTCCTCACCCCGTTCTCCTCGCTCGGCCTCGTCACAGAGGGAGGCGCGAGTATCGCCTTCGTGCAGCGCATGGGCATCAGCAAGGCCAAAGAGGCGTTGCTGTTTAGCCGCAGGATTACCGCGGAGGAGTTGTTGCGGAGCGGGTTTGTGAATCGGATTTTGGATGGTGGGAAGGATGAGGGGAGGTTTCGGGAGATGGTGAGGGGGGAGATTGAGGGGTGGGTTGGGGGGCATTTGCTGGGGTCGAGTGTTTTGGGGATTAAGGAACTTTTGAGGGCACCGGGGGATCGGGAATTTGGAAATCAGGCTGTGAAGGAGTTTATGGGGGGTTTGAGGAGGTTTGCTGAGGGGATTCCGCAGGCGGAGTTCGAGAAGATTGCGACTGGGGCGAAGAGGCATAAACTTTGA
- a CDS encoding uncharacterized protein (COG:I;~EggNog:ENOG410PH69;~InterPro:IPR006091,IPR009075,IPR013786,IPR009100, IPR036250,IPR037069;~PFAM:PF02770,PF00441,PF02771,PF08028;~go_function: GO:0016627 - oxidoreductase activity, acting on the CH-CH group of donors [Evidence IEA];~go_function: GO:0050660 - flavin adenine dinucleotide binding [Evidence IEA];~go_process: GO:0055114 - oxidation-reduction process [Evidence IEA]) yields the protein MPASANIPPLILPFISDRAKKILDLVEKFVDEQCIPAHALFDAQLGHGASRWQTKPAVLEKLKAEARQLGLWNMFLGRDHGAGLCSVEYALMAEYLGKSYIASEATNNSAPDTGNMELLEKYGTEAQKQQWLVPLLEGRIRSAFLMTEPDIAASDARNIRCDIHRDGDGYVLNGSKWWSSGAGDPTCELYIVMGQTTNTSSENPYGRHSVVLVPTNTPGITVHRMLSVYGYDDAPHGHGHITLKNVRVPASSIVLGEGRGFEIIQGRLGPGRIHHAMRTIGAAESALEWMIARVNDERKAFRPSHSAHAMFQEWIAKSRIEIDAARMTVLNAAVKIDQEGAKAALREIAMAKVLVPHMALQVIDRAVQAFGAAGVCQDTPLPGLWASARTIRIVDGPDEVHLQQLGRREGQRMGEAV from the exons ATGCCCGCCTCCGCAAACATCCCACCGCTTATACTGCCATTCATCAGTGACCGCGCGAAGAAAATACTAGATCTG GTGGAGAAATTCGTGGACGAGCAATGCATCCCCGCGCATGCTCTCTTCGACGCACAACTAGGCCACGGCGCCTCACGATGGCAGACGAAACCAGCGGTCCTGGAAAAGCTCAAAGCGGAAGCTCGTCAGCTCGGTCTTTGGAATATGTTTCTGGGCCGCGACCATGGAGCTGGGTTATGTAGTGTCGAATATGCGTTGATGGCGGAGTATCTGGGGAAGAGTTATATTGCCTCTGAG GCGACAAATAACTCGGCTCCCGACACCGGGAATATGGAACTCCTGGAAAAGTATGGCACAGAGGCGCAAAAGCAGCAATGGCTGGTCCCGCTGTTGGAAGGTCGAATCCGGTCCGCGTTCTTGATGACCGAGCCAGACATTGCCGCCAGCGATGCACGGAATATTCGATGTGATATTCAtcgggatggggatggttaCGTTCTCAACGGCTCG AAATGGTGGTCGTCAGGCGCCGGCGATCCAACCTGCGAGCTCTATATTGTGATGGGTCAAACCACCAATACATCTTCTGAAAACCCGTATGGCCGGCATTCAGTGGTCTTGGTGCCTACGAATACGCCCGGTATAACAGTCCATCGCATGTTATCCGTATATGGGTATGATGACGCACCACACGGACACGGCCATATCACCCTCAAGAACGTCCGCGTACCAGCCTCCAGCATAGTACTGGGCGAAGGACGAGGTTTCGAGATTATCCAAGGCCGTCTGGGCCCCGGTCGAATCCACCACGCAATGCGCACGATCGGCGCGGCCGAGAGCGCACTGGAATGGATGATAGCCCGAGTCAACGACGAAAGGAAAGCATTCAGACCGTCGCATTCCGCCCACGCGATGTTCCAGGAATGGATCGCCAAGTCGCGCATCGAAATCGACGCAGCGAGAATGACCGTCCTGAACGCCGCCGTTAAGATTGACCAGGAAGGTGCTAAAGCTGCACTTAGAGAGATCGCTATGGCTAAGGTTCTTGTGCCTCACATGGCTTTGCAGGTTATTGACCGGGCTGTTCAAGCTTTcggtgctgctggtgttTGTCAAGACACGCCGCTGCCGGGTCTCTGGGCGTCGGCTCGGACAATTCGCATTGTTGATGGGCCGGATGAAGTGCATTTGCAACAACTGGGCCGGAGGGAAGGCCAGCGGATGGGTGAAGCTGTGTAG